In Ferroplasma sp., a single window of DNA contains:
- the psmB gene encoding archaeal proteasome endopeptidase complex subunit beta, which translates to MEVLKTGTTTLGITAGNYVIMGTDSRATMGNFISNKNAQKLYKIDTYAGMTIAGLVGDAQTLVRYMRAEMELYRVQRKINMPIEAAATLLSNMLNQSKYYPYMVQLLVGGYDKKPHIFSIDAAGGSVEDEYASTGSGSPFVYGVLEAEYQPNMKLDDAINLAVKAISVAKQRDSASGNMLQIGVIDPEKGFNYLSEDDILSRIKKLKLTL; encoded by the coding sequence ATGGAAGTATTAAAAACTGGAACGACAACACTCGGAATCACAGCAGGCAATTACGTTATTATGGGTACCGACAGCAGGGCAACCATGGGCAATTTCATTTCAAATAAAAATGCTCAGAAACTCTATAAAATAGACACATATGCCGGAATGACAATAGCCGGCCTGGTGGGAGATGCCCAGACACTGGTAAGGTACATGAGGGCAGAAATGGAGCTTTACAGGGTTCAGAGAAAGATAAACATGCCCATAGAGGCAGCTGCAACACTCCTATCCAATATGCTCAACCAGTCAAAGTACTATCCATACATGGTCCAGTTGCTGGTTGGTGGATATGACAAAAAGCCCCATATATTCTCCATAGATGCAGCAGGTGGTTCTGTAGAGGATGAATATGCCAGTACAGGATCAGGTTCTCCATTTGTTTATGGTGTGCTTGAGGCAGAATACCAGCCCAATATGAAGCTTGATGATGCCATTAATCTGGCTGTAAAGGCCATAAGCGTTGCAAAGCAGAGAGACTCAGCATCTGGAAACATGCTTCAGATAGGTGTTATAGATCCAGAAAAGGGATTCAATTATCTTTCCGAGGACGATATACTGTCCAGGATTAAAAAATTAAAATTAACTTTATAA
- a CDS encoding beta-CASP ribonuclease aCPSF1, producing the protein MSFRDYLSEARSIFDRLYPDNKITEIDYEGSTIVVYTKDQNLFSDRDDLARQIAQELRRRIAIRPDPSIMSDEKDADGKIREIIPADAGLQDIYFEPDTGEAVIEVDEPTVATPEIIKAIKSETNWSPRIVRAPPMYSRTVKEVREYLRDVKKERKEFLHNLGIKLTTPLMPGETWIRITALGGHREVGRSATLISTNNSKVLVDCGMININDPEHPWEEAPYLYAPEIQPFTSLDAVVLTHAHLDHSGLLPLLFKYGYNGPVYSTAPTRDLAALLQNDYLKVSHSENHKLSYESKHVRDELKHTIALKYNETADITPDIRLTFYNAGHILGSAAVHLHIGEGLYNVVLSGDQKYEKTWLFNPAVNRFPRVETLMLESTYAGRDDYSYTRNEATNTLIDVVNRTFDRGGSVLVPVFAVGRSQEVMLVLEDAYRNKMIPENTKVYLDGMIMEATAIHAAYPEFLNRDLRDQIMIKRANPFLSPIFTSVETRNQRIDICDSPESKVILATAGMMNGGPVLEYFKTLSSDSKNTLAFVGYQADGTLGRRIQSGATSITLSEGGKSTKFEINMAVENAEGFSGHSTKRELLNFVGGMQPKPQRILINHGDGNKCYDFARLIHTKFGVEAISMKNLETTRLY; encoded by the coding sequence ATGTCTTTTCGAGATTATTTAAGCGAAGCCCGGTCTATTTTTGACAGGCTTTATCCGGATAACAAGATAACGGAGATAGATTACGAAGGTTCAACCATAGTGGTATATACTAAGGATCAGAATTTATTCTCGGACCGGGACGATCTGGCAAGGCAGATTGCCCAGGAATTAAGGAGAAGAATTGCCATAAGGCCTGATCCCAGTATAATGTCAGATGAGAAGGATGCAGATGGGAAGATTAGGGAAATCATTCCTGCAGATGCAGGGCTCCAGGATATATATTTTGAACCTGATACAGGCGAGGCAGTAATAGAGGTTGATGAGCCCACTGTTGCAACTCCTGAAATCATAAAGGCAATAAAGTCCGAAACAAACTGGTCTCCCAGGATAGTGAGGGCACCTCCAATGTACTCAAGGACAGTTAAGGAGGTTAGGGAGTACCTCCGTGATGTAAAGAAGGAAAGAAAGGAATTTCTCCACAATCTCGGTATAAAACTCACAACCCCTCTCATGCCAGGCGAAACATGGATCAGAATAACAGCACTGGGCGGGCACAGGGAGGTAGGTAGAAGTGCAACATTGATATCAACAAACAATTCAAAAGTTCTTGTTGACTGTGGCATGATAAATATAAATGACCCGGAACACCCATGGGAGGAAGCCCCATATCTTTATGCACCGGAAATTCAGCCATTCACATCCCTGGATGCTGTTGTGCTTACACATGCGCACCTGGATCATTCAGGTCTGCTGCCACTGCTTTTCAAATACGGTTACAACGGTCCTGTGTATTCCACCGCGCCCACAAGGGATCTGGCAGCATTGCTTCAGAATGATTACCTGAAAGTGTCTCACAGTGAGAATCACAAGCTTTCATACGAGTCAAAGCACGTAAGGGACGAGCTCAAGCATACAATAGCATTGAAATACAATGAAACTGCGGATATTACACCGGATATCCGGCTTACATTTTACAACGCAGGGCATATACTGGGCTCAGCTGCAGTTCATCTGCATATAGGTGAGGGTTTATATAATGTCGTACTAAGCGGGGATCAGAAATATGAAAAAACGTGGCTGTTCAATCCCGCTGTAAACCGTTTTCCCAGGGTAGAAACACTTATGCTGGAATCCACATACGCAGGAAGGGATGATTATTCCTACACCAGGAATGAAGCAACAAATACCCTTATAGATGTTGTTAACAGAACCTTTGACCGCGGGGGTTCTGTCCTGGTTCCGGTATTCGCTGTGGGCAGAAGCCAGGAAGTTATGCTGGTTCTGGAGGACGCCTACAGGAATAAGATGATTCCAGAAAACACGAAGGTTTACCTCGATGGGATGATCATGGAGGCCACCGCAATACATGCGGCATATCCCGAATTTCTTAACAGGGACCTGAGGGATCAGATTATGATAAAGCGTGCCAATCCATTTCTGAGCCCCATATTCACCAGTGTTGAAACAAGAAATCAAAGAATAGATATATGCGATTCTCCCGAGAGCAAGGTTATACTTGCCACGGCAGGGATGATGAACGGAGGCCCGGTTCTTGAATATTTCAAAACTCTTTCATCAGATAGCAAGAATACGCTGGCATTCGTGGGTTACCAGGCAGATGGTACACTTGGTAGAAGGATACAATCAGGTGCAACAAGCATAACTCTTTCTGAGGGGGGCAAATCCACAAAATTTGAAATCAACATGGCAGTTGAAAACGCCGAGGGATTTTCAGGGCATTCAACAAAAAGGGAACTGTTGAATTTTGTTGGTGGGATGCAGCCAAAACCGCAGAGAATACTTATTAACCACGGTGATGGGAATAAGTGCTATGATTTCGCACGGCTGATACATACAAAGTTCGGTGTTGAGGCTATTTCAATGAAAAATCTGGAAACAACCAGGTTATACTAA